The Myxococcales bacterium genomic sequence TCTCGAGCCCCGAAAGGACGAGTCCGAGCGAATACGGATTGAAGAGGTAAAGCACGCAGGCCACGACTGCGTATCGCTCGCTTGCGGTGAGTGTTCTCGCCACCAGGAAGACGAGATAGGCGTTGAGGATATCGATCAGTCCGGCGAGGACGATCCCAGCGGTGATCAACCGATCTCCGCCCCCGGGAATGAGGCTCGCCACGCAGGTCACGAAGCCCAACCAGAGCGGATGGTAAGCCGACGTAAAGTGGACTCCGTCGAGGCTGGGAGGCGCGCCGGCAATCAGGTTCCGGGCAACCTGGAAGTAGACGAAGGCGTCGTCGGGCACGGTCTTTTGAACGAGCCACCGTATAGGAGCGGAGGCAACGACGAGCCTCAGGAGAAGTCCGAGCAGCAGCAGGCCACGCAGGTGCATGTGGTGAGAGCACCGCTTCTAGCGTCTTTGCCCGAAAGAAGCTAGTTCTGTTTTGTGTTCCTGTAAGGCCCCGCCTGAGCCCCTGTCCAGCGCCGTTCGACCTCAAAGTGTTTGCGTTCGGGCGCATGGGAACTCGGAAACGAGAGGGATCTAGGGTTAGCAATAGCGCAATGAGTCGTCTCGCCCGTGAGTTTTGGGTTGGTGGTGGAGACCCGTAACAGCACGGCATCACGGTCTGATGAACAACGAAACCAGCGAGCGTCCCAGGGAGGTCGCGGCCTTATCGGACGAAAGTGCCCCATTCGCCCTACCGGTCGGCGCTCTGTATAGTCCGTCACCGATTGCCCATGACGCCTCATCCGCTCGGCCTTGCACGTTCGAAGATCGTGCTCATCACTCACGAATTCTTCCCCTACCGAGGAGGCATCGCCACCTGGGTACAAGAGTTCGCGTCTGCAGCAAAAGCTGAGGGATGGCCGATTGAGGTCTGGTGTCCAGCTGCACCGGAACTTCACCCCGAAAAGTACCCCTTCCCTGTGGTGCCCATGCCGGTGCCAGGGGGACAGGGCTGGAAAAGTCGCATCGCTTTGTCGAAGTTTCTTCGTCAGAGGGTAGCAACGTGGCGCGAAGCCCATCTCCTTCTTCCCGATCCCGGCCCGATTCGTACCTTCATGGACGCGAAGCTATTCGGCCTCGACATGCCCGCCTCGATACGCGTGGTCTTGCACGGCACGGAGATCATCCGCCTTGCCCGCTGGCCGTGGCGAAAGAAGAAGTTTTGGTCACTGTTGCGAAAGGCTGAGCGCGTGGCCGTCGTGTCCCGGCATAACCGGAAGCTCACACTCGATCGCTTCCCAGATTTGCCTGAAAAGGTGAAGGTAGCGCACGCAGCCCCGCGCTCGGACTTAGCGGTCCCCAGGGGCCCCGTGGAGCGGCCTTGGCGGGACAAAACCGTGATTCTCACGGTGGCTCGCATCAGTCCTCGTAAGGGGCAGTTGGCCATGATCGAGGCCATCGGTCGACTGCCGTCAGACATGCGCAACAAGATCATTTATCGGCTCGCAGGGCAGACGAATAGCCCGAGTTATCGAGACAAGGTGGAGAGCGTTGCGAGACGACTGGGCGTAACGCTCGAGATCCTGGGCAAAGTGCCCGACGAACGACTCCCGGAACAGTACCAAGACGCCGACATCTTCGCGCTGACCTCGCGTGAATACTGGGGGAGCATCGAAGGGTTCGGTTTGGTGTACCTGGAAGCGGGGCTTTTTGGCTTGCCGGTGATTGCTCATCGCACGGGCGGCGTGGAAGACGCCGTGCTCGACGAACAAACTGGTTTTCTCATGGATCCGGACGATCGCACGCGGCTGGCGGAGGCGATTTCACGCCTCGTAAGAGAACCGGCCCTAAGGGCCCGTATGGGGGCCCGCGGGGTGACGTGGGCCCGGTCATTTTCCTGGGCCCAAACTGTGAGAGACGTCCTGGAAGATTGATGCCTCGGGGCAACCCCTCCCCGTCACGCTCCCACGATCAGCA encodes the following:
- a CDS encoding glycosyltransferase family 4 protein, with amino-acid sequence MTPHPLGLARSKIVLITHEFFPYRGGIATWVQEFASAAKAEGWPIEVWCPAAPELHPEKYPFPVVPMPVPGGQGWKSRIALSKFLRQRVATWREAHLLLPDPGPIRTFMDAKLFGLDMPASIRVVLHGTEIIRLARWPWRKKKFWSLLRKAERVAVVSRHNRKLTLDRFPDLPEKVKVAHAAPRSDLAVPRGPVERPWRDKTVILTVARISPRKGQLAMIEAIGRLPSDMRNKIIYRLAGQTNSPSYRDKVESVARRLGVTLEILGKVPDERLPEQYQDADIFALTSREYWGSIEGFGLVYLEAGLFGLPVIAHRTGGVEDAVLDEQTGFLMDPDDRTRLAEAISRLVREPALRARMGARGVTWARSFSWAQTVRDVLED